In one window of Cytophagaceae bacterium ABcell3 DNA:
- a CDS encoding LytTR family DNA-binding domain-containing protein: MKQAIAISPEIKPATTFSQKRIVVMDKHECVFLNVEDIMFAEADGGYTRLHLNNGKCLLVSRNLKALSERLSPETFLRIHKSFIININTISKYIKSEGGYVVLTNGKHIPVSVRKKELLLDLIEQLVL; the protein is encoded by the coding sequence ATGAAACAAGCTATTGCTATTTCTCCTGAAATTAAACCTGCAACAACCTTTTCACAAAAAAGAATTGTTGTAATGGACAAGCATGAATGTGTATTCTTAAATGTAGAGGATATTATGTTTGCTGAAGCGGATGGCGGTTACACCAGACTCCATTTAAATAATGGGAAGTGTCTACTAGTTTCAAGAAACTTAAAAGCACTCTCAGAAAGACTTTCGCCAGAAACATTCCTAAGAATACACAAGTCATTCATTATTAATATAAATACCATAAGCAAGTATATTAAAAGCGAAGGTGGCTATGTGGTGTTGACGAATGGTAAGCACATCCCAGTTTCTGTGAGAAAAAAGGAATTGCTATTAGACCTCATAGAACAACTTGTATTGTAA
- a CDS encoding AsmA-like C-terminal region-containing protein — protein MNKIVKNTVKSLAIIFAVVLLVVVSAVGAAWYNQDRIANIVLKQLNDAQEGQMEVSRVRVAPFRNFPYISIELDSLTLYPDKSGKSVPVYQIGEAYVGFDVYDLMRGEYTMKKILLKDGFLDYVKYEDGKINLFMAKSIGEESDDEGGEASEINLDLQELVIQNLLIKKTDYSSDQYTEVQLQDAKAKFAYRNNTIDIHIDADADLNDFSSGGTSFFHNKHMEVHTDVHYDMSTSYLKVDPSEFILEAATFEFGGEVSDIEDSIVCNIDLHAKKSNFDLIMAFAPDEYVAQLKDFNNKGEIFVKGNIQGPAGYGLTPQVFVEFGCANASFTNTSRNRNLRDINFTGYYTNGKERSMETSEIAIKNITANPDNSTFKGSFKVRNFVDPLIFMDLHTKLDLEVLSEFYAVDGVEYMKGIVSVDMTLDELIDPDSAIVVITKLRDGTDSRIIFDNVRAKVTNYPHEIFIKSGEIDMAGDNVILHHFNASIKDSKLDLKGEITRPMAVFHGQPGKVRFTLEGVAPELNLKELLAHDPAMAEEYNDVIRDLDFRVDFITTTEDLKEYKYIPQSDLLLDHLTMTIDKYPHKINDISGRVIMNDNKLTLHSFKASVGDNDLYITGDILNPEALMDENAQKEVKYNTTIKTKYLNVKELLYYDGKYLTSDEIEEEIIRDFEFVGAGNFISNSFCPSGFLSHTDIKHFTLRLNDFPALKDVKGVIDTDTSGTISLKGFYAKMGRTDVGLDLTLEHYLDTLKSHKHIRGKFKSKMLDFDELTNYQPASASNYNAEPVDHDSAFNVFALAFPDMELEVDIKDLRHHKYLISNIIGKVRSTPDHFLYIDKLALDAADGHVDIEGYFNGSNKDEIYFFSDINLKNIDIDKVFYKFDNFGQDYMINENLHGILDAEIKSKVHMYPDFVTDLAKTDATAKVTIKDGRLENFKPLHAMADYFSDKNLDNVRFGEMSNTFTIKDGYISFPSMKIASTLGYLYIEGKQDFDNNMDYEVKVPLQMVKKAGWSAAKSKLKRNKIEEKEFEDKEEDIIDEQTGILRKYITVSVSGNSDDFKVRLGKRRNK, from the coding sequence ATGAACAAGATCGTAAAAAATACAGTAAAAAGTTTAGCTATAATCTTTGCTGTAGTTTTGCTGGTAGTCGTCTCAGCCGTAGGTGCTGCCTGGTATAATCAGGATAGGATTGCCAATATTGTCCTTAAGCAGCTTAACGATGCCCAAGAGGGACAAATGGAGGTAAGCCGGGTGCGTGTCGCTCCTTTCAGAAACTTCCCTTATATATCTATTGAACTTGATAGTCTTACCTTGTACCCAGATAAAAGTGGTAAAAGCGTTCCTGTTTACCAAATAGGAGAAGCTTATGTAGGCTTTGATGTGTATGATTTGATGAGAGGGGAGTATACCATGAAAAAAATCTTGCTTAAAGATGGTTTTCTGGATTATGTTAAGTATGAGGATGGAAAGATAAACCTGTTCATGGCCAAGTCTATTGGTGAAGAGAGTGATGACGAAGGTGGTGAAGCATCAGAAATTAACCTAGACCTTCAAGAACTGGTTATCCAAAACCTTCTGATAAAGAAGACGGACTACTCCTCTGACCAATATACAGAGGTGCAGTTGCAAGATGCTAAGGCAAAGTTTGCCTACAGGAACAACACTATAGATATACATATTGATGCAGACGCAGACCTGAATGACTTTTCTTCAGGGGGGACTTCTTTCTTTCATAATAAGCACATGGAAGTTCATACCGATGTCCACTACGATATGAGTACCTCTTATCTTAAAGTAGATCCTAGTGAGTTTATACTTGAAGCTGCCACTTTTGAATTTGGAGGGGAGGTGTCTGATATTGAAGATTCCATAGTTTGCAACATAGACCTGCATGCCAAAAAGTCTAACTTTGACCTTATCATGGCCTTTGCTCCTGATGAATATGTTGCGCAGTTAAAAGATTTTAATAACAAGGGTGAAATATTTGTAAAAGGAAATATTCAAGGGCCTGCTGGCTATGGTTTGACCCCGCAGGTATTTGTAGAATTTGGATGTGCCAACGCTTCTTTTACCAATACATCCAGAAACCGCAATTTGAGGGATATTAACTTTACAGGGTACTACACCAATGGTAAAGAACGCAGCATGGAGACTTCTGAAATTGCCATTAAAAACATAACCGCTAATCCCGACAACAGTACATTTAAAGGAAGCTTTAAAGTCAGAAACTTTGTAGATCCATTGATTTTTATGGACTTACATACTAAACTTGACCTCGAAGTACTATCAGAGTTTTATGCTGTAGATGGCGTAGAGTACATGAAAGGGATAGTATCTGTAGATATGACCTTGGACGAGCTAATTGACCCCGACAGTGCTATTGTTGTAATTACCAAACTAAGAGATGGTACGGATAGCCGGATTATATTTGATAATGTACGTGCAAAAGTGACAAATTACCCTCATGAAATATTTATCAAAAGTGGGGAAATCGATATGGCGGGTGATAATGTTATTCTTCATCATTTCAACGCTTCTATAAAAGACAGTAAACTTGATCTAAAGGGAGAGATTACTAGACCAATGGCTGTATTCCATGGCCAGCCAGGTAAAGTAAGGTTTACATTAGAAGGAGTTGCGCCAGAATTAAACCTTAAAGAACTGCTTGCGCATGACCCAGCTATGGCGGAAGAATACAATGACGTAATTAGGGACCTAGACTTTAGGGTCGACTTTATTACAACCACAGAAGATTTAAAAGAATATAAATATATTCCACAGTCAGACTTGTTGTTAGACCACCTTACCATGACCATTGATAAATATCCTCATAAAATCAATGATATTAGTGGTAGGGTCATTATGAACGACAATAAGCTCACACTTCATAGTTTTAAGGCTTCTGTTGGCGATAATGACCTTTATATAACAGGCGATATCCTAAACCCAGAAGCTTTAATGGATGAAAACGCCCAAAAAGAGGTGAAGTACAATACAACCATTAAGACTAAATACCTTAATGTAAAAGAACTGCTGTACTATGACGGCAAATATTTGACCAGCGATGAAATTGAAGAGGAGATTATCCGTGACTTTGAATTTGTAGGCGCGGGTAACTTTATCAGTAATTCTTTTTGTCCTAGTGGGTTCTTGAGCCATACCGATATTAAACATTTTACGCTTAGGCTTAATGATTTCCCTGCCTTGAAAGATGTAAAAGGGGTAATAGATACGGATACTAGCGGGACTATTAGTTTAAAAGGGTTTTATGCAAAAATGGGCAGGACGGATGTTGGGCTAGACCTTACGTTGGAACATTATCTTGATACCTTGAAGTCTCATAAGCATATTAGAGGGAAGTTCAAATCTAAGATGCTGGACTTTGACGAATTGACTAATTATCAACCTGCATCTGCTAGTAACTATAATGCAGAACCTGTTGACCACGACAGTGCTTTCAATGTTTTTGCGCTGGCATTTCCTGATATGGAGTTGGAGGTTGATATTAAAGACTTGAGGCATCATAAATATTTAATAAGTAATATAATTGGGAAAGTTAGAAGTACACCTGACCATTTCTTGTATATTGATAAGCTTGCTTTAGATGCAGCAGATGGACATGTTGATATTGAAGGTTATTTCAATGGTTCAAATAAAGATGAGATTTACTTCTTTAGTGACATTAATCTGAAAAATATTGATATCGACAAAGTGTTCTATAAATTTGACAATTTCGGTCAGGACTATATGATTAACGAGAACCTGCATGGAATACTGGATGCTGAGATTAAGTCTAAGGTACACATGTATCCGGATTTTGTTACTGATCTTGCCAAAACGGACGCAACAGCTAAAGTAACTATTAAAGATGGGCGTCTGGAAAACTTTAAGCCTTTACACGCCATGGCTGATTACTTTAGTGATAAAAACTTAGATAATGTTCGGTTTGGAGAAATGTCTAATACCTTTACCATTAAAGATGGCTATATCAGTTTCCCTTCTATGAAGATCGCATCAACTTTAGGGTATTTATATATAGAAGGTAAGCAAGACTTTGACAATAATATGGACTATGAGGTAAAAGTGCCACTGCAAATGGTTAAAAAGGCTGGGTGGAGTGCCGCTAAGTCCAAGCTTAAAAGAAACAAAATTGAAGAAAAAGAATTTGAAGATAAAGAAGAAGACATTATTGATGAGCAAACTGGTATACTTCGTAAATACATAACAGTTAGCGTATCAGGTAATTCTGATGACTTCAAAGTGAGGTTGGGAAAGAGAAGGAATAAATAG
- a CDS encoding 7TM diverse intracellular signaling domain-containing protein, which produces MGLRHNYFHSFFIVLLLIGLFAGNANAIKPIVLSNDLQELFIVREYVEYMEDTAGVTLDEILSSEDLQNQFVPSTFQDLINQNRKAVYWLKFHIVKNDIDIQPFRIELFDYDIDEISFFYPDSTGKFVEHKAGFSMPFSSREVNHKNVSFILPSHIENDTLYMRFASDKRNVLEPVLRSYDRIFNYAINEYVLIGIFNGLLLVMILYNLLYFLSLRKLYYIYYVIYGSGTLLYLMCRNGTGFQYLWPNLPQINDYMGETGLFLSSIGMLLFSSSFLGLKRRLPIIYKILFVVLSIRVVIYVMQLFHHHFYLFELVDLGFMIAVLGVSLHLYYKGTYKPAKWLVISYSILLFSYLVSVLEQATFLSSGVITVYAVNFGIVLEFTFLSMGIAEMIKDTYKERNKAQANLIVQYKQNQELKEKVNRELEAKVAERTKALHEANRKMEEKAEENIKMSISLDLANNELKKYINNFAISTVTKSHIDFEDFRKAYPDEPSCMRYLKGLKDKIGYKCIKCGSVKSIKGKNRFDRRCAVCNYNESLTSNTIFHRIKFPLTKAFYMLYIYSRDIDVTASEMSGMLDLQKTTCQNFKNKVSERITLLTGKSKSKDFTWEDLIYGQQYQKS; this is translated from the coding sequence TTGGGCTTACGTCATAATTATTTTCATAGCTTTTTTATTGTATTACTTCTTATAGGCTTATTTGCCGGCAATGCGAATGCAATCAAGCCCATTGTGTTGTCCAATGATTTGCAGGAACTGTTTATCGTAAGGGAATATGTGGAATATATGGAAGATACCGCAGGAGTGACATTAGATGAAATATTAAGTTCCGAAGATCTCCAAAATCAATTTGTACCTAGCACCTTTCAAGACCTTATCAACCAAAACAGGAAAGCTGTTTACTGGCTAAAGTTTCATATCGTAAAAAATGACATAGATATACAACCTTTTAGAATAGAGCTTTTTGATTACGATATTGATGAAATCAGCTTTTTCTATCCTGATAGTACAGGAAAGTTTGTAGAGCATAAAGCTGGTTTTTCGATGCCATTTTCCTCTAGGGAGGTAAACCATAAAAATGTAAGCTTCATCCTGCCTAGCCATATTGAAAATGATACATTGTATATGCGTTTTGCTTCGGATAAACGGAACGTCTTGGAGCCAGTACTTCGATCTTATGACCGTATTTTTAACTATGCAATAAACGAGTATGTCTTAATAGGCATTTTCAATGGGCTATTGCTTGTAATGATTTTATATAACCTTCTTTATTTCCTTAGTTTAAGGAAGTTATATTATATTTATTATGTTATTTATGGCTCAGGTACCCTTTTGTATTTAATGTGCAGAAACGGCACCGGGTTTCAATATTTATGGCCCAATTTGCCTCAGATAAATGATTACATGGGGGAAACAGGGCTTTTTCTAAGTAGTATTGGTATGCTGCTTTTTTCTTCTAGTTTTCTGGGGTTAAAAAGAAGGTTGCCTATAATATATAAGATTCTTTTTGTGGTCTTATCAATTAGAGTTGTCATATATGTCATGCAGCTATTTCACCATCACTTTTATTTATTTGAGCTGGTTGACTTGGGTTTTATGATAGCGGTGCTTGGTGTTTCCCTTCATTTATATTATAAAGGAACTTATAAACCTGCTAAATGGCTGGTTATTTCTTATTCCATTTTATTGTTCTCATATTTAGTATCAGTTCTGGAGCAGGCCACTTTCCTTTCTTCAGGAGTGATTACTGTATACGCTGTAAATTTTGGCATTGTGCTAGAATTTACATTTCTGTCCATGGGTATTGCTGAAATGATTAAGGACACTTATAAAGAGCGTAATAAAGCACAGGCTAATCTTATCGTGCAGTATAAACAAAATCAGGAGTTAAAAGAAAAGGTTAACCGTGAGTTAGAGGCAAAAGTCGCAGAGCGCACCAAAGCGCTTCACGAAGCTAATAGAAAGATGGAAGAAAAGGCTGAGGAAAATATTAAAATGAGTATCTCGCTTGACCTGGCAAATAATGAGCTTAAGAAGTACATCAATAATTTTGCTATTTCTACAGTTACCAAATCTCACATAGATTTTGAAGACTTTAGGAAGGCTTATCCAGACGAGCCATCTTGTATGCGCTATCTTAAAGGCCTTAAAGATAAAATCGGTTACAAATGCATCAAATGCGGTAGTGTCAAGTCCATTAAGGGTAAAAATCGTTTTGACAGACGTTGTGCTGTTTGTAACTACAATGAATCTTTGACATCAAACACTATTTTTCATAGAATCAAGTTCCCTCTTACCAAGGCTTTTTACATGCTTTACATCTACTCAAGAGATATTGATGTAACTGCATCTGAAATGTCTGGTATGCTTGACCTTCAAAAGACTACGTGTCAAAATTTTAAAAATAAGGTATCGGAAAGAATAACCTTACTTACGGGTAAAAGCAAGTCAAAGGACTTTACTTGGGAAGACCTCATTTATGGTCAACAGTATCAAAAAAGTTGA